In Rhododendron vialii isolate Sample 1 chromosome 9a, ASM3025357v1, the following are encoded in one genomic region:
- the LOC131299823 gene encoding L-type lectin-domain containing receptor kinase V.9-like → MEVLEDWEVQYGPHRFGYKDLFIATKGFKDRELLGRGGFGRVYRGVLPTSNIQVAVKRVAHDSRQGLREFVAEIATMGRQQHPNLVRLLGYCRRKQELLLVYDYMPNGSLDRFLYGQLKGTLNWMQRFKIIKDIASGVFYLHQQWVQVIIKF, encoded by the coding sequence ATGGAAGTCCTCGAGGATTGGGAGGTCCAGTATGGCCCTCACAGATTTGGTTACAAGGACCTATTCATTGCTACAAAGGGTTTCAAAGACAGAGAACTCCTTGGGCGGGGAGGTTTTGGTAGAGTATACCGAGGTGTGCTTCCAACATCAAACATACAGGTTGCAGTTAAACGGGTTGCTCATGATTCAAGGCAAGGATTGAGGGAATTTGTGGCAGAAATTGCTACCATGGGCCGCCAACAGCACCCAAACCTAGTCCGCCTTCTTGGCTACTGCCGGCGTAAACAAGAACTCCTTCTGGTTTACGATTACATGCCCAATGGAAGTCTTGACAGGTTTCTTTATGGCCAGCTCAAGGGGACCCTAAATTGGATGCAAAGGTTTAAGATCATCAAAGACATAGCGTCAGGCGTCTTCTATTTGCACCAACAATGGGTACAAGTTATCATTAAATTTtag